The region CTTTTGCCCTCAACTCCCGTGTAATCATGTCGGCCACAAAATTTGACTCATCCCGCTCATTACTAGCCCGATTGTAGATAATTTTTTCTCCCTCGTCCCTACTGGTCCAAAGCTTCTTATCCCTACGGTTGCTGTTATTTTTGATGACACCATTAGCTGCCTCAAGAATAGTTTTTGATGACCTGTAATTCTCCTCAAGTAGGACGACCTTGGCATCTGGATAGTCTTTTTCGAAATCCAAAATATTCTGCATATCAGCTCCCCGCCAACCATAAATCGACTGGTCAGCATCCCCCACTACACAAATATTCCTAAAACGCTCAGACAAGACCTTGACCAGCTGATACTGGGCATGGTTGGTATCCTGGTATTCATCAACATGGATATACTGATAGCGACCTTGATAGTAGGCTAGGACTTCCTTATTGTCAAACAGTCTCAAGGTGTTCATAATCAGGTCATCAAAATCCATGGTTTCACTTCGTTTAAGCTCGCGGTCATATTCCAAATAACATTTGGCTACAATCTCTTGATACAGATTATTAGCCCCGTCTCTATAAGCTTCTGCCGTTAGTAAATCATTTTTAGCATTTGAAATTGTTGCAAGAATGTTCTTAGGTTCCCATTTTTTAGAGTCCAAATTAAGATTTTTCAAAATACGCTTCATCAGGGTTTTCTGCTCGCCCGGGTCAATGATTGTAAAATTCCTACTATAGCCAATGTGGTCTGCGTCTCGCCTTAAAATTCTCACACACATGCTGTGGAAGGTGGCAATCAGTGATTCTTCGGCTTGCGGTGTAAGAGCTACTGTCCGCTCCTTCATCTCACGGGCCGCCTTGTTGGTAAAGGTTATGGCTAAAATATTCCAGGGATTTACCAGTTTTTCCTCAATCAGATAAGCAATCCTGTGCGTTAGAACACGGGTCTTTCCAGATCCAGCTCCAGCCATTATTAAAAGGGGACCTTCAGTTGTCCTAACTGCCTCAGCCTGTCTATCATTCATATTCTTAAGTAAGGGATTCATTTTTTTCTCCTTGTCAAAAAATCTTTCTCCATTATATCAAAAGATACCCAACATTCCCATTGAGTATCTTTGTCTAAACTTATTTTTAAGGCTTAAAAGCTACTGGTAAAATGATAAGCTTGTTGGCCAGCAATGGCACCATCACCTACTGCTGTTGTAATCTGGCGAAGATCCTTGGCACGAACATCCCCAATGGCATAAATTCCAGGAATGGCTGTCTCCATCTTGTCATTAGTGATAATCCAGCCAGCTTCATCAGTTATGCCTAGATTTTCGACTGCCTTGGTCATTGGATCAAGACCTACATAGATAAAGAGGCCGCCCACATCCTTTTGACTAATTTCACCTGTTTTAAGGTTTTTAAGGTCAACATGGGTAATTTTAATTTCATTACCTTCAATTTTTTCAATGGCAGTATCCCAAATAAATGATATTTTTTCATTGGCAAAAGCACGCTCTTGAATAATTTTTTGGGCACGAAGTTCATCACGGCGGTGAACAATGGTTACTGATTTACCAAAACGAGTTAGAAAAATCGCTTCTTCAATGGCAGAATCTCCTCCACCGACAACCATAATGTCT is a window of Streptococcaceae bacterium ESL0729 DNA encoding:
- the trxB gene encoding thioredoxin-disulfide reductase; amino-acid sequence: MYDTIVIGAGPAGMTAALYAARSNMSVLLLEQGAPGGQMNNTAEIENYPGFDNIMGPELSMKMHEPLAGLGVENAYGIVKAVEDLGDHKKVVTEDREYEGRTVIIATGANHRHLNVPGEEEYGARGVSYCAVCDGAFFRNQDIMVVGGGDSAIEEAIFLTRFGKSVTIVHRRDELRAQKIIQERAFANEKISFIWDTAIEKIEGNEIKITHVDLKNLKTGEISQKDVGGLFIYVGLDPMTKAVENLGITDEAGWIITNDKMETAIPGIYAIGDVRAKDLRQITTAVGDGAIAGQQAYHFTSSF